The nucleotide sequence TGCGGCAATTTTGTGAGAAAACGGTTGCCGCCATTCAGGCATTCGTGTCAGAGCACCAGGTCGATTGTGACCTGCGCTTTACGGGTGGGGTTGAATTAGCCAGCAGTCCAGAGGAACTGGTTTACCTGCAACAGGCGGCTGAAGTACTGGCAAAGCATGATATTGCATTTGATTTTTGGAACGCGGATCAGTGTGCCGAACAAACCCGCAGCCCGGATTTTTTGGGTGGACTTTACATTGCAACGCGGGGGCAGATCTGGGCAGCCAGGCTGGTGTTTGCGATCGCAGAACAGGCCATGCAATTGGGAGTAAACATCCAGACGCAAACCCAGGTGCAATCGGTTGAGACTATTAACGGCACGCTAAACGTCATAACCAATCGAGGTACCATTCAGGCAGATCAGGTGGTTCATGCCACCAATGCCTGGGCAAGTCACCTCCTGCCCTGGGTAAGCAATATCATCATCCCCATTCGGGGGCAGGTCCTGGTGACGGAACCCGTTCAGCCCATGTGGGATTTTTGCTTTTCCACCAATTTTGACTACGAGTATTGCATTCAGCGTCCCGACGGACGCATTGTACTGGGTGGGATGCGCTGGCGATCGCCCACGATGGAAGAAAATATTGATGATGACAGTGAAGTGAATTCCTTTGTCAGCCGGGGGCTGCGAAGTTTCTTACCCACCCATTTCCCTGATCTGAACTTTATCCAGATTGAGCAGGAATGGACCGGGATTATGGGATTTAGCCCCGACGGC is from Leptothermofonsia sichuanensis E412 and encodes:
- a CDS encoding NAD(P)/FAD-dependent oxidoreductase; the encoded protein is MQPTSSFWLKNSPYDQVHTTPELPRRSPVVVIGGGITGVSTAYWLARLGMGVTLLEQRGVSGGATGRNGGHIAPAPIEKFIATLERHGKETACALRQFCEKTVAAIQAFVSEHQVDCDLRFTGGVELASSPEELVYLQQAAEVLAKHDIAFDFWNADQCAEQTRSPDFLGGLYIATRGQIWAARLVFAIAEQAMQLGVNIQTQTQVQSVETINGTLNVITNRGTIQADQVVHATNAWASHLLPWVSNIIIPIRGQVLVTEPVQPMWDFCFSTNFDYEYCIQRPDGRIVLGGMRWRSPTMEENIDDDSEVNSFVSRGLRSFLPTHFPDLNFIQIEQEWTGIMGFSPDGNPLIGPLPNRPGEWIAAGFTGHGMSRTFYAGKAIAEMILGKEPEVFVEAFLPSRFLDQDSQRLLQKAG